In Pantoea agglomerans, the genomic stretch TTCAACATCCGCCCCTGACAGCTGCGCCAGCGTTGCCGTTAGCGCCTGGGTGTGCGGACGGTGGATGTCGTACATCGGTAGCGAAAGCCGTTTCATGCGGGCGATCCTGTTGTCTGCCCGGATGGGCGTTAACGTTAACGGGCGTGGTGGCGAAGCGCCTGGCCCATTCGCCGTAGCCTGCCGCGCGAAAACCCCGGTTGCGCTGGTAATAGTCATCGCGCCACAGCAGATAAACCCTGCGCAGACCATACCACGGCAGCCCGGGCAGGTCGTGATGCACCGCGTGATAGTTAAGATTAAGAAACAGCAGGCGCCACGGCCAGCCCGCCTCGTTATTGACCGATCGCGCCAGCGGATCGGCATCGGCGCGGTGTTCGTAGAAGGAGCGCACTTTGGTCAGCATCAGCGCGGGATAGCTTACCGCCAGCACAAACAGGAGCGGCGAAAAGCCCTGGCGCGCCATCCAGAGAAACAGGCCTGCCAGCAGCGCCAGATGGATCGCCCACATGGCGATAGCGCGCCACTCAGCGCGCCATACCGCCCGCAGCAGCGACTGAAGCGCCGCGTAAATATCGAGTAGCGGCCCCACCAGCAGGCGGCCGGGAAAGGTATTGCGCAGGTGGATCCCCTGGCGCTGCCAGGGCCGCAGCTGCGCCCAGCGCACGGGCGACAGATACCAGGTTTCAGGATCCTCATCGGGCTCTGTCAGGCTGTGGTTGCGGTGGTGCGCCAGATGCGAGTCACGATAAAGCCCGTAGGGATACCACACCGCCAGCGGCAGCGTGCCGAACAGCTGGTTCAGACGCGGAAAGCGCGTCGGGTGGCCGTGGATCAGCTCATGCTGTAGCGACAGATACCAGCTGGTGAAGAGGATCAGCAAACCTGTGGTGGGCCAGAGGCCCAGCGTCCGCCAGTGCGTCAGCGTGGCGAACCAGCCGCCGTAAATGGTTATCAGCAGCAGCCAGGTCGGCAGCTCGCTGCGCCACAGCCAGCTTCTCTGCCACTGATGGATGTGTGCGCGCTGCTGCGCATGAAGCCAGTCGGACGATCCTCTTGTCATAGCAACCTGCCACAGTTGACGGAATTCAGCACAACATGCGCGAAGGCATTAAAAAAGAGAAAGATCCTGTGCGACTTACTTATGTCGAAAAACTTGATGATACGGTTGAAAACTATTGGCTATCAGTGCGGACGCGGCTGACGTAACCTTTGTTTATCGAATCTTATCTCTCACGCAGGGGCAAAAACGGCCCGCGAAAGGAACTGAATTATGAAAAACATTGGCTTCTTATCTTTTGGTCACTGGACGCCCTCTTCACAGTCCGCCACCCGCTCTGCGCAGGACGTGCTGCTGCAGTCCATCGATCTGGCGGTTGCGGCTGAAGAGCTGGGCGCGGACGGCGCCTACTTCCGCGTGCACCACTTTGCGCGTCAGCTCAGCTCGCCGTTCCCGCTGCTGGCGGCGGTCGGGGCGCGCACCAGCAAAATTGAGATCGGCACTGGCGTTATCGATATGCGCTACGAAAACCCGCTCTATATGGCAGAAGACGCCGGCGCGGCGGACCTGATCGCCAACGGCCGTCTGCAGCTCGGCATTAGCCGCGGCTCGCCGGAGCAGGTGGTGGAAGGCTATCGCTACTTCGGCTATGCGCCGCAGGAGGGCGAAACCGACGCCGATATGGGCCGCCGTCATACGGAAGCCTTTTTAGAGGTGCTGCGCGGCGAAGGTTTTGCCAAACCCAATCCGCAGCCGATGTTCCCGAACCCGCCGGGTCTGCTGCGCCTGGAGCCGTTCTCAGAAGGGCTGCGCGATCGCATCTGGTGGGGTTCCGGCTCCAACGCCACCGCCGAGTGGGCGGCGAAAATGGGCATGAACCTGCAAAGCTCGACGCTGAAAGATGATGAGACGGGCGAGCCGTTCCACGTTCAGCAGGCGAAGCAGATCCGCGCCTACCGCGAAGCCTGGAAAGCGGCGGGGCACAAGCGCGAGCCGCGCGTGTCGGTCAGCCGCAGCATCTTTGCGCTGGTGAACGATATGGACCGCGCCTACTTTGGCCGCAGCGGCCAGGATCAGGATTCCGTCGGCTTCCTCGATGAGAAAACGCGCGCTATTTTCGGCCGCAGCTACGCGGCGGAGCCGGAAGTGCTGATCAAGCAGCTGGCGCAGGATGAGGCCATTGCCGAAGCGGACACGCTGCTGCTGACGGTGCCGAACCAGCTTGGCGTTGCCTACAACGCGCACGTTATCGAAGCGATTCTGAAATATGTCGCGCCGGAGTTAGGCTGGCGCTAAGCATGAAAACGGCGGCCTCGGCCGCCGTTGTTTTTTTGCATTTCACCCAGAGCGACATTACTGGCGGGCTGCGAAACCCGCTAAGCGGATTGCTCCGCCTCAGGCGCCTTCCGGCTGCCCGCCGCCCCGGCGCAGAACAGCGCTATCACCACCAGCGCCAGCACCGGCAGCATCGCCATGCGCAGCCCGGCGTGCTCACCGATAAAGCCCAGCCCCGGCGGTCCCACCAGAAAAGCCAGATAGCCGAGGGTCGCCGCGATAGTGACGCGAATCGCGCTGTTATTGCCGTCGCCTGCGGCTGAGACCGTGAGCGGAAAGCCGAGCGCCGCGCCGATGCCCCAGAAAAGCACGGCGGCGGCGGCCAGCCACGAATTGTCCGAGAAAATCACCAGCATCAGGCCGAGCGCGGCGGAGAAGGCGCTGGCGCGCAACATCCAGACGCGGCCGATGCGATCGACCACATAGGCGCCGAGAAAGCGGCCCAGCGTCATGCCGGCGGTAAAACCGGCATAGACCAGCGTGCCCTGCGTATGGTTGAGGTTATGGCCATCGATCATCAGCAGCGGCAGCCAGTCGTTGGCGGAGCCCTCCGCCAGCGCCATTGCCAGGATCACTACGCCGAGGATCAGCAGCTGGCGATCGCGCAGCTCATGCCGCACCTGCGCGATAAAGCCGCCGCTGTGCGCCTGCTCGCTGCGTTCGCCGTCGCTGGTCGCCGGCAGATGGCGCAGCGCGACGGCGATAATCAGCACGTTGCAGAGCAGCACGGCGGCAAAGTGCAGGCTGGTGCTGATATCCGCTGCGGTCATCGCCAGCCCTGCCAGCGCGCCCGCCAGCGTGCCCAGGCTGAAAAAGCCGTGGATGGTGGTCATGATTGATCGGCCCAGCGCCCGTTCGAACGCGGCGCCCTCGACGTTGATCACCACATCCATCAGCGCCGTGCCGCTGCCCAGCAGCGTGAGGCTGGCAAAGACGCCCAGCGCGCTCGTCAGCGTCAGGCTCAGCGCCATCAGCACCAGTCCACCCAGCAGCAGCACCATGCCGTAGCGCATCACCCGCTGCGTGCCGAGCTGGGCGATCAGCTTGCCGGCCAGCAGCACGCCGAGCATTGAGCCGCAGGAGAAGCCAAACAGGATCATGCCCATCAGCTCGGTGGAGGCGTGCAGCGTATCGCGCATAAAGGGCGTGCGGCTGACCCAGGAGGCCCAGGTAAAGCCGGGAATAAACATCAGGCCGAAGATGGCCCACTTGCCACGGGTTTGCTGTTGAGGCGTCATCACGACTCCTGTTTGTCGTACGGATGTACGAGAGGATAATACAAAAATGGCGCGACGCGAGGGGAGAGGCGAAATTTTATTGCCGGGTCGGGTCAGCTATTTTCTGCACCGCGCGCAGAATGGCGTCGCGGCTCATCGGCGCGTCGTTTAGCAGGTTATGGATGGTTAAACCTTCAATCAGCGCATCCAGCGCGCAGGCGGTCTCCATGGGAAAGCAGAGGTGCAGCGAGGCGCGGCTGCGCGACATCCACAGCTGTAGCAGCTGACGAAACGGCGCTTTGCGCGCCGCCAGCGAATAGAGCTCAAAGCTGAGGATCAGATGGCGCTGGCTGGCCCAGACGTCGCCGCAGATCAAATCCACCACCGCTTCGCAGGCGTCCGCGCGATCGGTCGCACTCTGCATGCGCTGGCGGAACGCCTCGGAGATGGTATCAACCATATAGCTGAACGCGCCCATCAGCAGCAGATCGGTTTGCGGAAAGTGGTAGGTGAGGGTACCGGGCGAGAGGCCCGCCAGATCCGCCACCCGGCGATAGGTGGTGCCGCGCACGCCTTCGTTAATTATCACCGTCAGCGTCGCGTCCAGAATGTCGGTTTTAATATCCCGTGTAACGGCCATCTACTGCTCTCACTTCTCTGACGTAAACTGGGTAAGGATAACCGCTCGGCGGCAGCAAAGCATGCGGCGCGAGCGGGATCCAGCTGGGCAGCGCGCGCCACTGCGGTTATGATTTTGCCCTGAACGATATCGACAGCAGCCAGCGGCAGGGAGGCACTATCAGCAGCTTAAGCATCAGGGTCGGCAGCAGGGAGCGCGGCCGTGAAGATTAACACTCCGCGCCACGCCTTTCACTACGCGCCGTTTCGCCACCTCTTTTTCGCTCGTACGCTGACGGTGCTGGGCAACAGCGTCGCGCCGGTGGCGCTCGCCTTTGCGGTGCTCGATATGGGCGGTTCCGCCACCGATCTCGGCGTGGTGGTTGCCGCGCGTTCGCTGTGCAACGTGCTGTTTCTGCTGTCTGGCGGCGTGCTGGCGGATCGCTATTCGCGCAATCGGGTGCTGCTGCTCGCGTCGCTGGTCGCCGCGCTCTCCCAGAGCTGCGTCGCCTGGCTGGTGATTGAGCAGGCCGCAACGCTTGCCAGCCTGGCGCTGCTGAGCGCCGTTAACGGCGCGGCTGCAGGCATCGCGCTGCCCGCCTCATCGGCAATGGTGCCGCAAACCGTTCCGGCACAAAAGCTGCGCCAGGCCAACGCCGTTATTCAGTCGGGCGTCTATGCGGGGACCATTATCGGCGCGTCGCTCGGCGGCATGCTTACCAGTACGCTGGGCGCGGGCTGGGGACTGGCGGTGGACGCGCTGGGTTTCGCGCTGGCCGCGCCGCTCTACTACGCGGTGCGCACCGGCGCGCAGGCGACATCATCCGCCGCGACGCTGCGGCAGGATCTGCGCGACGGCTGGCAGGAATTTACCGCCCGCAGCTGGGTCTGGGCGGTGGTAGCGCAGTTCGCCGTGGTTAACGCCACCTTTACCGGCATGGTGATGGTGCTTGGCCCGGTTATCGCCGACAGCACCTTTGGCCGCGCCCGCTGGGGCGTCATGATTGCGGCGCAGAGCGTCGGGCTGATTATCGGCTCCGGCATCGCGCTGCGCTGGCGTCCGCGGCGCGCCATGTTCACCGGCGTCATGCTGGTGGCGCTCTGCGTCTTTCCCATGCTGCTGCTGGCAGGTGGTGCGCCGTCCGGCTGGCTGATGATCGCGTTCTGTATCGCCGGGATGGGGTTCGGTCAGTTCGGCGTGATCTGGGCGCAGGCGCTGCAAACCCATATTCCGCGCGATCGGCTGGCGCGGGTGTACGCTTACGACGCGATGGGATCTTTTATCACCATTCCGCTGGGTGAGCTGGCCGCCGGGCCGCTGGCGATACGCTTCGGCAACCAGACGGTGCTGCTGAGCTGCGCGGCGGCGGTGCTGGCGGCGACGCTGGCGGCCTGTCTGGTGCCAGGGATACGAAAGCTGCGGCAGCGCGAGTAGCGAAGGCAACAACCGCAACTTCGAATCGAAACGCTATTCCAGCGTTAGCCTCTCCCTTAGCGCCTTCACCAGCGAAACATCATCCAGCTCTGCGCTAATCTCATGACGAATAGCGTGGATGAACTGTT encodes the following:
- a CDS encoding MFS transporter, with the protein product MTPQQQTRGKWAIFGLMFIPGFTWASWVSRTPFMRDTLHASTELMGMILFGFSCGSMLGVLLAGKLIAQLGTQRVMRYGMVLLLGGLVLMALSLTLTSALGVFASLTLLGSGTALMDVVINVEGAAFERALGRSIMTTIHGFFSLGTLAGALAGLAMTAADISTSLHFAAVLLCNVLIIAVALRHLPATSDGERSEQAHSGGFIAQVRHELRDRQLLILGVVILAMALAEGSANDWLPLLMIDGHNLNHTQGTLVYAGFTAGMTLGRFLGAYVVDRIGRVWMLRASAFSAALGLMLVIFSDNSWLAAAAVLFWGIGAALGFPLTVSAAGDGNNSAIRVTIAATLGYLAFLVGPPGLGFIGEHAGLRMAMLPVLALVVIALFCAGAAGSRKAPEAEQSA
- a CDS encoding TetR/AcrR family transcriptional regulator → MAVTRDIKTDILDATLTVIINEGVRGTTYRRVADLAGLSPGTLTYHFPQTDLLLMGAFSYMVDTISEAFRQRMQSATDRADACEAVVDLICGDVWASQRHLILSFELYSLAARKAPFRQLLQLWMSRSRASLHLCFPMETACALDALIEGLTIHNLLNDAPMSRDAILRAVQKIADPTRQ
- a CDS encoding fatty acid desaturase, yielding MTRGSSDWLHAQQRAHIHQWQRSWLWRSELPTWLLLITIYGGWFATLTHWRTLGLWPTTGLLILFTSWYLSLQHELIHGHPTRFPRLNQLFGTLPLAVWYPYGLYRDSHLAHHRNHSLTEPDEDPETWYLSPVRWAQLRPWQRQGIHLRNTFPGRLLVGPLLDIYAALQSLLRAVWRAEWRAIAMWAIHLALLAGLFLWMARQGFSPLLFVLAVSYPALMLTKVRSFYEHRADADPLARSVNNEAGWPWRLLFLNLNYHAVHHDLPGLPWYGLRRVYLLWRDDYYQRNRGFRAAGYGEWARRFATTPVNVNAHPGRQQDRPHETAFATDVRHPPSAHPGANGNAGAAVRGGC
- a CDS encoding LLM class flavin-dependent oxidoreductase, with the translated sequence MKNIGFLSFGHWTPSSQSATRSAQDVLLQSIDLAVAAEELGADGAYFRVHHFARQLSSPFPLLAAVGARTSKIEIGTGVIDMRYENPLYMAEDAGAADLIANGRLQLGISRGSPEQVVEGYRYFGYAPQEGETDADMGRRHTEAFLEVLRGEGFAKPNPQPMFPNPPGLLRLEPFSEGLRDRIWWGSGSNATAEWAAKMGMNLQSSTLKDDETGEPFHVQQAKQIRAYREAWKAAGHKREPRVSVSRSIFALVNDMDRAYFGRSGQDQDSVGFLDEKTRAIFGRSYAAEPEVLIKQLAQDEAIAEADTLLLTVPNQLGVAYNAHVIEAILKYVAPELGWR
- a CDS encoding MFS transporter — its product is MKINTPRHAFHYAPFRHLFFARTLTVLGNSVAPVALAFAVLDMGGSATDLGVVVAARSLCNVLFLLSGGVLADRYSRNRVLLLASLVAALSQSCVAWLVIEQAATLASLALLSAVNGAAAGIALPASSAMVPQTVPAQKLRQANAVIQSGVYAGTIIGASLGGMLTSTLGAGWGLAVDALGFALAAPLYYAVRTGAQATSSAATLRQDLRDGWQEFTARSWVWAVVAQFAVVNATFTGMVMVLGPVIADSTFGRARWGVMIAAQSVGLIIGSGIALRWRPRRAMFTGVMLVALCVFPMLLLAGGAPSGWLMIAFCIAGMGFGQFGVIWAQALQTHIPRDRLARVYAYDAMGSFITIPLGELAAGPLAIRFGNQTVLLSCAAAVLAATLAACLVPGIRKLRQRE